The Malus domestica chromosome 10, GDT2T_hap1 nucleotide sequence TCTTCATCGAAATGAACCAGCCAAAATTGCATTATTTGAAGATTATAAGACAATATACGTAAAGCCAACAAAGAGAAAAGACATGGAATTTGGTGTTGGTGAACAATTTAGAAACCGAAATAACAGAAATACAGAACttgaaatatttatattttattactcAAAAATACTTGCAATACAGAATGATACACAACAActacagaaaaattaaatatgagaATATCAAAagtactaacttgattacagaaggtagaggctagcataaaagctatgtccttcgaacagtaattacgtcccactcttgtgcttgtggttctacaacgtctgctcgaccaggatacaactacctaatcctacaacccgcactggattatagaattctaacgaattgctttgtgtgtttactctctctggaaagtttgtacggaagaaaaggaagaagaaaatgatgatagATGATGAACTGAGGACTCCAGTTATATAGGctctttcatacctcttcaaataccttttggatGTATCTGAAGCTTTACAACTCTTTACAAAAGGTTGTATctttaatcaaaacgtttttaattaatttaattaaaaacttaattcgaaattaaaactaattgatcagattaattttaattcttaggCCCCAAGGCCCAaaggcccttgtcttgattaattaatattaatattatggtataatcatCAAGCCCAATCCACAGAAATGGTGGCCCAAGCCTCAATTCCCATTCCAAGTAGTCCAACATATAACTAATATTGTAGAAGACAAAAAGTATATAAAAGTACTTTGGAATCTTgttttcaccaatgtgggacaagagtctcaaaacttccaacaTTTGGAACGATCCAAAAACCAACAAATTGAGCGTCACATATATAGATATACGAAGAGGGATCATGTTCCAGTTGTATATGCATTTGTATTGTATATGCATGTACTTTGCTCTGCTCCCTTAATGGAAAATGCATGAATTCTAAGCTTGATCAATAATATCTAAGTTCTACACCTTTTTACTTACGTGGTTTGTGCGTTACTAAGCTTAATTAGCATATATTTGAACTAAACGACTAAAATGACAAATCAATAAGACCAAACCTTTCTATATTTTGAGGTGCATGCAGTCGTGCAGGTTTGGAACAAAATTCTGAGATGATTTACATTCTTAAGGCTTAACTAATGTGTTATCCTTTGAAAGTGTTCTCAAGTTTCACGTTGCCTTTTATTTAACGTGCCTTCTAGACCCGTAAACGGGTCGTGTTTATCGGGTTTGAATCGGGTTCAATCCGATCCGTTAAATTAACAGGTCATCCGAACCCAATCCGTTAAGCTAAAGGGTCACCCGAACCCGACCCGTCAAACTAACGGGTCAtccgtttcacccgttaacaattattattaatttttttttcataaagtttattttttgttgttaagactttgctgaaattactaaaacatcctcaactaacgggtctaacgggttgacccaaagtgacccgttaagcatccacccatccaaatactaatattaacgggtcgggtccaaAATGTCCGGTGCCTTCTAAATCATGTTTTGATGTCCCATTTTACTTCTGCGTTTAAgtttgtttaattttcttttttcgttCAAGATCGATGCAGATGTGAAAAGGTATATAAAGTGGGATTCGTAAACATAATTAAAAGGGCAGGTTGGGTCAAAATGACTTTCAAGGAAGTGAGGCTCGCAAACACACTTTCAGAAGGAATAAaacactaattaattaatcttattCTTCAGTACTTAATTACCCATAACTCCAATGTACAACcaaaactaatttctttattaaTTGGTTGCATGGATACAACCAATTAACGTAAACTTGATTGAATTAGGGTTTGCACGTCAATGTAAACTAAGTGATTAACTGTTAATGACACTATATTACTAGTCTTATGTTAGGTTAATTCCAACAAAGAATAAATAGTCGTGGCATTGACACATTTGCTAAGCGACATCATGCATGTGACACAGAGTCAGAGACCGAaagttgaaagttgaaagttgaaagatgGGATTTCTTGAATTGGTTTTGATTGGTAAGAATGTTGAAAGTTGATTTGGAATGCAGCCGTCGATGGAGGAGGACAaaaagagattttttagtgtgatcagcacacgagatggtacaccacatgtcattatataaatggtgagatatgtgtgttaaaaagttaataacttaaaaaataaattttttcaccacttacataaaaacacgtggtgtactacccgtattcccgtcacaattaaaaatttctcgaggACAAAGGCGTCCAAGCTTCGTCAACTTAATCAGTTTCAATGTTTCGCAGCCCATAGATTTTCTCTAGTCTTTGGTTGAATCTTAGAAACCCCTTGGTTTTAGGAGAAATATTTAATGAGTGACACAGttgataaattaaaattaattcttGACCGCAAGATTGAATCAAATGGCGAAGATGACTTGATCCGTAGGTCCGAAGATGATATGAATCCGTTGATTGTCCTACATTTAgtttatattaataaaaaaacaaactcACATGCTATAAGTTTATAAGTTGAGTTAAATAACGTCGTGTAATCGTGTTTCAagtacaataaaaaaatgtctTGTTTTATAACTTGAAAGGAAAATTAACCACCACATTCAGATTCAACCACCGGTAATTACTTATTAAGTAGCCCACTCTCTCTGACATAGCATCAAGCCAGCCACCAAGCTTCTTTGATCACGTTTTCTTTGTTCAATGCATGCAAGGAGGCTAGTTAAGCCATGCATTTGACAAATAATATTTGATTAATTTGTTAACTAGCTAGTTCTAGATCCTGTAATCTATTGTTTAGCAGATGATCGATCGAAAGCTAAATGTTTTCACTGATTTGGGcgtaactttttttcttttcgtacGCTTCTCTCTTGTTGATGAATAATGAGCATTGCCTTTTTGTGGCGTGCCTTCCTTTGGCTTTTACTGCTTAATTAAGCTATAATTGCGAAAAAAGAGAACATGGAAAATGTAATTACAGTGTTACCAATCCACATAGTATGATATAAGCATTGATATAATCGATGTTCTATTGATCTAGAGCATAATCTAGACTATATGTTGTAACATATATAAGTAAAAAGATAGCACTATATAATGACGTGACAAAAGATGATTAATTAAAGGGATTTTTTGATATAGGCGcctcaattttgaattttctagaTCAAACATTCATGTCTCTTAATGATTTGATTAAACTTTTTTATGTCATAATTTTGGTGTTATATGCACATTATATTGTAACAAATTTTCTATAATCAGCCTTTTGATTACACTCTCCTCCGTTAGagataattgtaaaaaaaaaaatggttagattcaatttattttcacaataatgctacaatttagcaataattatctatgatttaagatattttctttccaaaatagtttaaaatatttttaaatcccATAAAATCAAATGTACCgaaataagtttttcttttagtaCATTAAGAGAAAATATGATTGAGAATAATAAAAACGTACCAATACACAatttgtacaaaataaaacgtaccaaaataaaaataatgtaccaatattaacaatatgtatcaaatcaaacttaccaaaattgcaaataaacgtaccaattaatgatttttgtaaattcaaatGTACCCCCAAATAATATATACATAGTGTATTGTACCTAATAATAATTCGTCAACaactatacttaaaaaaaacaaaaaaaaaattataatttcacaaaaaaattacacggagcttttatgttgatcaccaactatttgaaaaaagaaataatattaaatgtttgcataacaaaaaaaaattgtgatcgAAAAAACATAtctggaagaagagaaaatatagtttaattactaatatcTCCACTAAATAAGGAAAAGTGCATCAtgcaaataaaatgataaattcaaaaattattttaatttttaaaaatataataatgacATGTAATTTAGCTTGAGGTGGCTATTGGTCAAaacactttaatcaaattttaaaaaggcacgaatgtttaatttaaatgatatAGAAAGACGCTAGGGGATTCTAATTTTatctaaattaaatattaacatACGTGCTCCCTCTCTATAAACATATTAATAAAGGAACTTTGGGACATGCATTTGTGCATCCATAAGACACTTTTCCTAGTTAAGTTCTAAAAGACACTTGTTGCTAGTCGGGTGGCGGGTTGGGGCTTAGCGGATAGGCGGGACCTAGGCGGACTAGACAAATTTATGTAAATCTATTATAgttcatgtaaataagtgtcaatttatacttaaaatataaacaatttcatcataaactacaaaaatagaatgacatatatattatgaagtattagaacatagTGAAAACATAGataacaagcatataatgtgtgttcatttaagtttACAACacgtctcttacaatttattgaaaaaaataaaatgcaaaatgaaagttatctattttctgtctaagtaagTCACAACCTAGGTATGTGTCTAGGCGGGTCTAGGTGGGCTAGGCGATCTAAGCGGGCGCCTCAGCAGGTCTAGatgccatttcttaattttcaaatgtctaGGCATTAATTGGGACAGTGTCTAGCCGCCTAGTGCCGAACAGTTTCTGGCTACTTTAATAATTCAAGTAGAGGTTCATGACCACTATCAACGTTGAAAAAAAGAAGTACTATTACCATAAACTAAATTACAGTAATTTCAAAAGATGGCATGCTTGGGAAAAATGGTTATGGAGTAAAACTTTTCTCCTCCTCTCCTGTCTTTCTCGCTcaattctcttcttctttctctctataAAACTTGATTGTGACCTTCAAATAAAAGGAAACGTGAGAGAAAGATAATTTAGAAAGAAGAGAaacttttcttctataaataaagccGGAGACCAGTTTTAGTGTCATGGCTTTGACAAAAATATTAGGAAAAAATTGCCcctaaaccaaaaaaatccaaaagcagCTTAATATAATATCTCAAATAATGCAAgggtaatttggtaatttgatcatcataaaatataatataaatattagtgggaagagaaaaaagaataaaaaatggaAGGATGAGTGAAAGTTGATGGTGGCCACAGCGGAAAcaaaaatatgataaaaaaaataagaaaaattatgaatattgtgttcaaaacatcttaagaggcgcaTAATGCTGGTGATAAATttgtaaagtttttttttttaaaaattagtaccttacaataggctagcaataatatgattcaatcagatgttgtgaatagtgattttggtgtcaccaagccgttcaaaacatcttaagatgcgtgtaatgccagttataaaaaGAGTCTTTCGCATGctgataataatgtgattaaattagttgtcaaatgattgttttttttaacaaatgatattatctacacaaaAGGGGAGGGGCtgaacttagcctcacaatgggctagcaataatatgattcaatcaattgttcattcaatattattttctccatttttaaacacgttcaaaacatcttaagaggcgtgtaatgccggttataaaaaaaagtatttcGCACGtgaataataatatgattaaattagttatcaaatgattttttttaacaaacgatattatctacactaagggagatgGGTGAGCTTAGCATCAtaataggctagtaataatgtgatttaatcaattgttcattaaatattattttctttattcttattataaattctatagagaccgattttattatgtgaattcaactactttaattggtttataagAGACTTCTTCTAGCGTgctctaaaattattcatttacttcaaatatttgactttccttttgttaatttatgcatataaatacatttagaATATGTAAGTCGATTATAACATAtcgtaattaaaaaaatatcttaTGCACGGACGTGAACGTGTGCATGAAGATTagtaaacatataaaagtgGTAGGGGTCCATTGGCCGCAGCCTCAGGACAAAAATTGGTAGGGGTCCATCAGGACGTGCTTACTgttccctacttacatacttccTCGAGTCCTgttctttttaaatttattttatttcaatttctaatcttaattttattttctgatttatCATTTCCTTTTACACTTAGATATATGTACTTGTAAATTCTTCTTTAATAGTGTATTATTTTGCTTTACCGTCTACAATTACCAAATTTGGAAATTGGTACATGGATTCTCATGTTTTGCATTTAGACAGTGCATTTACATTTTTGTTATACAAAATTTATATGTATTGTGTGTAAATACAAATGCTCATAATCGAAAATGACatgatgtattttttttttcacttgttaTACTTTACCATGTATATTTGGATTAAATTCTAATACGTACcataaatatttgaattttgataaGATCACATTCGACTTGAACTAGTAATTCGACATAAaagattatataaaaaaatccaaGTTATTTACGGATCTGCCACTCCTTTAGAGCTATAAATTGCACCATAGCTATGGGTACTCCACTCAACAAAAATAAAGGCTACACACAGAGCATACAAACCAAGCAATCCAAAGAGAAATGGCGACTTTCCCAGTTGTTGACTTGAGCCTTGTCAATGGTGAAGAGAGAGCAGCAACCTTGGAGAAGATCAATGATGCTTGTGAGAACTGGGGTTTCTTTGAGGTAACCCAACAAGCTGTGagatcttttatttttatcccTCCTCGAGGCACCAACTAGACGTCCGCCCCTCGTGTGCTTAGAGGGGAAATCTGTAAAGTAAATCTGTCTCTAAGCGCAAGAGGGTCGGAAAACAAATGCGCCGTCCTAGTTGCTCAGTTTTATGGTGCTGCGTTAGTTTCTGTAGAATTATGACATTTCTATGTGTTTCTAACTCTTTTGTGTGTAAATAACTGAAGCTGGTGAACCATGGGATGTCTACTGAGCTTTTGGACACTGTGGAGAAGATGACCAAGGATCACTACAAGAAGACCATGGAGCAAAGGTTTAAGGAAATGGTGGCAGCCAAAGGCCTCGACGATGTCCAGTCCGAAATCCACGACTTGGACTGGGAAAGCACCTTCTTCTTGCGCCACCTTCCTTCCTCAAACATTTCCGAAATCCCTGATCTCGAGGAAGAGTACAGGTCACACACTAATCACAACAAGCTTAATTAATTTTCCACATACTTGGGCTTAGTCAGGTTGGCTAGAGCACCCGTGCGGCCCCTCGTTGCACTTAAGTTCGAATCTCCTCCATGTAGGTTAGATTGTATTAGAATATCTTATTGATTTTcttgtatttattttgaacgATATTTCAGGAAGACCATGAAGGAATTTGCAGTGGAACTGGAGAAGCTAGCTGAGAAGCTTTTGGACTTGCTGTGTGAGAATCTTGGACTCGAGAAGGGTTATCTGAAGAAGGTTTTCTATGGATCCAAGGGTCCGAATTTTGGGACCAAGGTCAGCAACTACCCTCCATGCCCCAAGCCAGACCTGATCAAGGGACTCCGGGCCCACAGCGACGCCGGTGGCATCATCCTGCTTTTCCAGGATGACAAGGTCAGCGGCCTCCAGCTTCTCAAGGATGGTGAATGGGTGGATGTCCCCCCAATGCACCACTCCATTGTCATAAACTTAGGTGACCAGATTGAGGTATACCAGTTACCCGACTACCCATTTTTTATGGAACGGAAGTCCGATGTGTCATCAATATGTATTGATATCATTGTCGTCAACAAAACTTACATACATGTTACCAATACATTTCAATTCTCGACCAATATATAATGAAGAGCAGACGTCATGcacatataactagtacttTCGCTATCAAGTTTACTGAATCGTAtacttttaattatttgatgcacatataactagtacttTCGCTATCAAGTTTACTGAATCGTAtacttttaattatttgatGCAGGTGATCACCAATGGGAAGTACAAAAGTGTGATGCACCGGGTGATAGCTCAGTCGGATGGGACCAGAATGTCGATAGCCTCGTTCTACAACCCAGGCAACGACTCATTCATCAGCCCAGCACCGGCAGTGCTTGAGAAGAAAACTGAGGACGCCCCAACTTATCCCAAGTTTGTGTTTGATGACTACATGAAGCTGTATTCTGGCCTGAAATTCCAAGCCAAGGAGCCAAGATTTGAAGCTATGAAGGCCAAGGAATCCACCCCTGTTGCAACTGCCTGAGCTCTGAGAGCCGTCCGAGAACATggcacaaaaataattaaaattagggTATGGGTTTTATGCTTTTGTGCCAAATAAAGTTGGGGAGAAGAAAGTTTgggtttattttgttttcttttattttttattccacTGTTTGTGTAGTTGAAATCTATCTATATAAAATACAAATGTTTGCTCCACAATTTTTGTAGTTGAAATCTATCTATATAAAATACAAATGATAAATTCCAAATACAAATAATTAGATGCCTAATACTCGAGGGACCCATCACCATGTtcttcaaagttaattaatcttTCATTATGTTAAATTATAGTAAAATCATGTGATTGGGATGGTGGCACGATAACACGGATAAAGTGACAAGGAGAGATCAAATTGTGCATTCACAACTTCTGAGATTCATATCATAAAAACAGAGATTGAATTCATAAATCACACTGCACTGAATTGGAGCAGAGGAGCAAGCTATATATCAGATCCAACATGACTGACGCTGCAAACCAAATAGCAGGCCTTGAGCACTTAAAGTAGAAGCTTCAAACTCATCAGTACTGCGAAAAACGTTCACTTTATCAAAGATAAAGATTGCAATTACATACCACGCTGCACTGAATCggagcagcaacaacaacaacaacaaagccttttcccactaagtggggtcggccaAATCGGAGCAGCAATGCTAAAAAATAAGACGCTACGCACATAAAATCGACACTAACAAGTCATCATCATTGAGAAAAATGTTTAGAACATTGCCCAAAATCTTTTTGAGTACAAGGCTGCATATTCCGGCCCCCGACCTTTTCAAACTGTATAAAAAGCATTCCAGAATTCCAACATTCAGTACAGAAAACCTACACCTCTTCTCTCCGGTTATTCTCACGCTGAACATGCAAAAAATGAAGATTTTTCATGGAAGCCACCGTTAAAATAGATGATCTTATTTCCCTGAAAGAATGTCATCATCTTTATTGGCTTCAACAGGAACGTCACTGCCTAGAATCTGAACCTTTTTCTCATCCCCCTCCACTCCTTCAACGTTGGAGAAATGATTCTTCAGAACCAATGCGAtgtcaccctcagaagctccaGCAAGCTTAAAGCGCTCCACAGCATCATCCAGGTTTTTCTTCCAACCATCCATCCCCAATTTGCATTCGACCTGGGATCGCTCAAAAAGCATGTTACCCCAGAAGAGATGGATCTGTGATCTCATAACAGCTGCCTGTTCTGCAGCTTCATCTGCTGAAATCTCACCCTGACCAGATGCATCACCTTCATTCCCGGTgccttgttttttcctttttttcatcAACTCTTCCCTCTTGCTTGCACTTGGATCCTTCAGTTCCTTTGCCCTCTGCTCCTCCAGCTTCTCCCACATCTCAGTTGCAACTCTCATCTTCGCCTCCGCACTGTCAAAAAGTGTCAGCATTTCTGCAGAATCACAGGTCGCAAGATCTATTTTCCTAGCAAGTGCAAATGACCAATGAAGTTTGGCCATTTCAAATTGT carries:
- the LOC103446762 gene encoding 1-aminocyclopropane-1-carboxylate oxidase 1 (The RefSeq protein has 1 substitution, 2 frameshifts, 1 non-frameshifting indel compared to this genomic sequence), which encodes MATFPVVDLSLVNGEERAATLEKINDACENWGFFELVNHGMSTELLDTVEKMTKDHYKKTMEQRFKEMVAAKGLDDVQSEIHDLDWESTFFLRHLPSSNISEIPDLEEEYRKTMKEFAVELEKLAEKLLDLLCENLGLEKGYLKKVFYGSKGPNFGTKVSNYPPCPKPDLIKGLRAHSDAGGIILLFQDDKVSGLQLLKDGEWVDVPLMHQLTHILGDQIEVITNGKYKSVMHRVIAQSDGTRMSIASFYNPGNDSFISPAPAVLEKKTEDAPTYPKFVFDDYMKLYSGLKFQAKEPRFEAMKAKESTPVATA